In Bacteroidales bacterium, the genomic window AGATTCTGCGGGGGGTGTTCCGTCTTCGCGACCTGAGTGCCCGGACCCAGGATCTGATCCTCAGTTTCGGGGAGAGGCTCTCGGCCTCTATCGTGGCCTGGTATCTGGACGACGCGCTCTGCATCGATGCCAGGGAACTGATCCGGACCGACAGCCAGTTTGGAAACACTACGGTGGATTTAGAAGTGAGTTACCGGGCCATTGCCGAACGCTTCAGGGATATCCGTCAGCTTACCGTGCTTCCCGGATTCATTGCTTCCGACCAGGATGGTGAAACCACCACCCTGGGCAGGGGCGGATCGGATTATACGGCAGCCATTGTGGCCGCAGCCCTGGGCGCCGAAGTCCTGGAGATATGGACCGATGTGGATGGCTTTATGACCGCCGATCCGAAGATTGTCCCGAAGGCATACACCGTTAAATGCATGAGCTATGAAGAGGCCATGGAGCTTTCCCACTTTGGCGCCAGGGTCATCTACACCCCCACCCTGACCCCGGCTTACAAGTCCGGCATTCCCATACGGGTAAAAAACACCTTCAATCCGGAGCTGCCCGGCACGCTTATCACCACAGGAAGCCTCTGCCGGCAGAACGAACTGATCAAAGGGATCTCCTCGATCAACTATGTCAGCCTGGTGACCGTCAGGGGAACCGGTATGGTAGGCAAAACCGGCACCTCAGCCCGGGTATTCAGCTCCCTGGCCAGGGCTCAGGTAAATGTGATCCTGATCACCCAGGCCTCTTCCGAAATGACCATCTCCTTTGCCGTCTCCCCGGCCGACGAAAGTAAGGCTGTGGCAGCCCTGCAGGAAGAGTTCGAGGTGGAGATACAGCTGCGCAAAGAGATGCAGATCGAGGTAATCAACAGGCTCTCCATCATTGCCATCGTGGGCGAAGGGATGCGCCACACACCCGGTATCTCGGCCATCCTGTTTCGTTCCCTGGGCAGAAACGGGATCAGTGTGATCGCCACCGCCCAGGGCTCCAGCGAACTGAATATCTCGGTGGTGATCGAGGTCAACAGCCTGAAAAAAGCGATGAATGTGATCCACGAAGGCTTTTTCCTCTCGGATTACCGCGAATTGCACCTCTACCTGGCCGGACTGGGAAACGTGGGGAAGAAATTTTTGCTGCAGCTGCAAACACAGCAGGAAAAACTGATGGAGAACCTGAAACTGAAGATCAACCTGGTGGGGATTATCAACAGCCGGAAAATGATCATCGATCCGGAAGGGATCGACCCGGCGGCCTACCTGGAGCGGCTGGAATCGGGCGAAAATTCCGACCTGGACCTGATGATAGAAGCCATCGGCAAAAACAACCTGCGAAATTCGGTCTTTATCGATTGCACGGCCAACGAACAGGTGGGCATGGTCTACGAACGGCTCTTTGAAAAATACGTTTCGGTGG contains:
- the thrA gene encoding bifunctional aspartate kinase/homoserine dehydrogenase I; protein product: MKIKKIGGTSLGSAQNIRMVKQILDGHKEHCVVVISASDGVTDRLIHAAQLARDQQVAYQELAGGLRYTHLELVNDLLEGPLRQKAVREVNHLLDEFEEILRGVFRLRDLSARTQDLILSFGERLSASIVAWYLDDALCIDARELIRTDSQFGNTTVDLEVSYRAIAERFRDIRQLTVLPGFIASDQDGETTTLGRGGSDYTAAIVAAALGAEVLEIWTDVDGFMTADPKIVPKAYTVKCMSYEEAMELSHFGARVIYTPTLTPAYKSGIPIRVKNTFNPELPGTLITTGSLCRQNELIKGISSINYVSLVTVRGTGMVGKTGTSARVFSSLARAQVNVILITQASSEMTISFAVSPADESKAVAALQEEFEVEIQLRKEMQIEVINRLSIIAIVGEGMRHTPGISAILFRSLGRNGISVIATAQGSSELNISVVIEVNSLKKAMNVIHEGFFLSDYRELHLYLAGLGNVGKKFLLQLQTQQEKLMENLKLKINLVGIINSRKMIIDPEGIDPAAYLERLESGENSDLDLMIEAIGKNNLRNSVFIDCTANEQVGMVYERLFEKYVSVVTANKIAASSSYGYYQKLKSTAIRNGVKFSFETNVAAGLPVISTINDLIKSGDRILKLEAVVSGTLNYIFNTMSSKIPFSKAIRMAKEEGYSEPDPRLDLSGTDVKRKLLILARESGYPLEEKDIEVQPFLPEALFEGSQEAFWEGVRELDKEFEEKRIGMEERGLKWRYLARLENGKGAMGLEEVNPTHPAHALEASNNIILITSDRYHELPLIVKGYGAGAEVTAAGVFADVIRVANV